One region of Chloroflexota bacterium genomic DNA includes:
- a CDS encoding homocysteine biosynthesis protein, with product MPKTIAEINEKIRKGQAVVVTAEEVIGIVEKKGLEKASREVDVVTTATFGPMCSSGAYLNVGHSKPRIKLGGGTVYLNDVPAYTGFAAVDILLGATAMPDNDPKNRVHPGDFNYGGGHVIEELVAGKDIRFIATAYGTDCYPRKKIETLINIKGINEAVLFNIRNAYQNYNVAVNLSDRTIYTYMGVLKPNLGNANYCSAGQLSPLLNDPYYKTIGIGTRIFLGGGVGYVAWNGTQHNPNVLRGENGVPKRGAGTLAVIGNLKQMKPEWLRGVSFLGYGCTLVVGIGVPIPILSEEILRYTAVRDEEILAPIVDYSDAYPQRKPDILGEVSYAQLKSGKIVVQQKEVPTASLSSYPKAVEIAQTLKEWISKGHFLLTEPVAPLPGVESGITFKPLEERLS from the coding sequence ATGCCGAAGACAATAGCGGAAATCAATGAGAAGATACGCAAGGGGCAGGCGGTTGTGGTAACAGCCGAGGAAGTAATCGGTATTGTTGAGAAAAAAGGGCTGGAAAAGGCCTCCCGGGAAGTTGATGTAGTGACCACAGCCACCTTTGGCCCAATGTGTTCCTCCGGCGCCTACCTCAATGTTGGGCATTCCAAACCAAGGATAAAGCTCGGTGGTGGGACTGTTTATCTTAATGACGTTCCTGCCTATACAGGATTCGCCGCGGTAGATATTTTACTCGGTGCTACTGCCATGCCTGACAATGATCCGAAGAATAGAGTTCACCCCGGAGATTTCAACTACGGGGGCGGGCACGTAATTGAGGAGCTGGTGGCAGGGAAGGATATAAGGTTCATAGCTACTGCGTATGGAACTGATTGCTATCCAAGGAAGAAGATTGAAACCCTGATCAATATAAAGGGCATCAATGAGGCAGTGCTGTTCAATATCAGGAATGCATATCAGAATTATAATGTGGCAGTGAATCTTTCTGACAGGACGATCTATACCTATATGGGGGTACTCAAACCGAACCTGGGGAATGCCAACTACTGTTCAGCAGGACAGCTTTCTCCGTTGCTCAATGATCCATATTACAAAACTATCGGCATAGGAACCAGGATATTCCTGGGTGGCGGGGTGGGCTATGTTGCCTGGAATGGTACGCAGCACAACCCCAATGTTCTTCGGGGAGAGAACGGTGTGCCTAAACGCGGTGCGGGGACATTGGCGGTGATTGGCAACCTGAAGCAGATGAAGCCGGAGTGGCTGCGTGGGGTGAGCTTCCTGGGTTATGGCTGCACTCTCGTGGTGGGGATCGGCGTTCCCATCCCCATACTATCCGAGGAGATACTGCGTTACACCGCGGTTAGAGATGAGGAAATCCTTGCCCCGATAGTGGACTATTCTGACGCTTATCCCCAGAGAAAGCCAGATATCCTGGGAGAGGTTAGTTATGCTCAGCTCAAGAGCGGCAAAATAGTAGTGCAACAGAAAGAGGTTCCTACGGCCTCTTTGTCCAGCTATCCCAAGGCTGTTGAAATTGCCCAGACCTTGAAGGAGTGGATATCCAAAGGACATTTCCTGTTGACTGAGCCTGTAGCACCATTGCCCGGTGTAGAATCGGGGATTACTTTCAAACCGTTGGAAGAACGTCTTTCTTAG
- a CDS encoding 4Fe-4S binding protein gives MAIARRVVLHFPRTVVDQPVIYRLVRDYNLMFNILKASITPNEEGLLVLELSGEREDYEKAVRFLAEVGVKIQPLSRDVYCNEKRCTHCGACITICPTGAFVLETPSRRVKFLDKKCIVCGLCIKACPPRAMEIRL, from the coding sequence ATGGCTATTGCTAGAAGAGTGGTTTTGCACTTCCCGCGCACTGTTGTCGATCAACCGGTAATATACAGGTTGGTCAGAGATTACAACCTCATGTTCAACATCCTTAAAGCTTCAATAACTCCTAATGAAGAGGGGCTGTTAGTCCTGGAGTTGAGTGGTGAGCGTGAGGACTATGAGAAGGCTGTCCGATTCCTGGCTGAAGTTGGTGTGAAAATTCAGCCCCTTAGCCGTGATGTCTACTGTAATGAGAAGCGATGCACTCACTGTGGTGCTTGTATTACGATTTGCCCCACGGGTGCATTTGTTCTGGAGACACCCAGCAGACGCGTGAAATTCCTTGATAAAAAGTGCATTGTCTGCGGGCTGTGTATAAAAGCCTGTCCCCCTCGGGCAATGGAGATACGCCTTTAG
- a CDS encoding MOSC domain-containing protein: MVAEIIAVCKSKNKGTRKESVESVIVKKDYGVIDDAHADCCTHRQVSLLAEESIDKMVNMGLKVGPGDFAENFTTKGIALVSLPVGTRLSVGEEVVLEVTQIGKDCHVGCAIFREVGKCIMPKEGVFAKVVHGGLVRPGNGIAVKT, from the coding sequence ATAGTGGCTGAGATAATCGCGGTCTGCAAGAGTAAGAATAAAGGCACCAGGAAGGAGTCTGTCGAGTCAGTAATTGTTAAAAAAGATTACGGTGTTATCGATGATGCACATGCCGACTGCTGCACGCATCGGCAGGTAAGCCTGCTCGCAGAGGAAAGCATTGATAAGATGGTAAATATGGGTCTTAAGGTTGGGCCAGGAGATTTTGCTGAGAACTTCACCACCAAAGGGATAGCTCTTGTTTCCTTGCCTGTCGGCACCCGGTTGTCCGTAGGGGAAGAGGTTGTCCTGGAAGTGACCCAGATTGGCAAGGATTGCCATGTTGGTTGTGCGATCTTCCGTGAGGTTGGCAAGTGTATCATGCCCAAAGAAGGGGTATTTGCCAAGGTAGTCCACGGCGGGTTGGTCAGGCCAGGAAATGGGATAGCAGTAAAGACGTAA
- a CDS encoding sulfide-dependent adenosine diphosphate thiazole synthase: MDEVTISRAITECFMKDFMEAMDVDVAIAGAGPSGMVAAYYLAKAGARTVVFERQLRVGGGMPGGGMMFNRIVFQRAAMHILDDFGVRTKEYEKGYYVADALETISTICSVTMKAGARVFNLMSVEDVMIRGDNRIHGLVLNWSAVSLAKLHVDPLTIRSRVVIDATGHDSEVCKIVERKIGKNLSTASGGVEGEKSMWAEKGEREIIKNTGEAYPGLIVAGMAANAVFGSPRMGAIFGGMLLSGEKAAKLAQGILAKG; the protein is encoded by the coding sequence ATGGATGAAGTGACCATATCCAGGGCCATAACAGAGTGTTTTATGAAGGACTTCATGGAGGCAATGGATGTGGACGTTGCCATAGCAGGGGCAGGACCATCGGGCATGGTAGCTGCTTACTATCTGGCGAAGGCAGGAGCTCGGACGGTTGTGTTTGAGCGTCAACTGCGTGTTGGTGGCGGCATGCCTGGCGGGGGTATGATGTTCAACCGCATTGTGTTTCAACGTGCGGCGATGCATATATTGGATGATTTTGGAGTCCGAACTAAGGAGTATGAGAAGGGGTACTATGTCGCCGACGCTCTGGAGACTATTTCTACTATCTGCTCTGTTACAATGAAGGCGGGAGCAAGGGTATTTAACCTGATGAGTGTAGAAGATGTGATGATCCGGGGGGATAACAGAATCCATGGATTGGTTTTGAACTGGAGTGCGGTGTCTCTGGCCAAGCTTCATGTGGACCCGCTGACTATAAGGTCGAGAGTAGTTATTGATGCCACGGGACACGACAGCGAGGTATGTAAAATTGTAGAGAGAAAGATAGGCAAGAACCTGAGCACTGCCAGCGGTGGTGTGGAGGGTGAGAAGTCAATGTGGGCAGAGAAGGGCGAGAGGGAGATTATAAAGAACACTGGAGAGGCATATCCCGGTCTAATAGTTGCCGGCATGGCGGCGAATGCTGTTTTTGGCTCCCCGAGGATGGGAGCTATCTTTGGGGGAATGCTCTTGTCAGGTGAGAAAGCGGCGAAGTTGGCCCAGGGTATCCTGGCTAAGGGGTAG
- the fdhD gene encoding formate dehydrogenase accessory sulfurtransferase FdhD yields the protein MDIQEIAQEAEKTAVLRITETGRSDIEALVVKESPLTIVLDNQELVTVLCSPVNLKYLAVGFLFSEGFLESKGEIKKIIADERKGIVWIETKGDKGVGTDVLNRRFITSGCGRGASFYSIADAQNMRRVESHVEVSSGEVFALVDEFQHHSEVYKATHGVHSAALCDRNTILIFSEDIGRHNALDKIFGECILKDMPTDDRIIIVSGRISSEMSLKVAIRGIPIIVSIAAPTNAGVKLAADLGITLIGLVRGKRMNIYSGAWRITD from the coding sequence ATGGATATTCAAGAGATTGCCCAAGAGGCGGAGAAGACCGCGGTGTTACGTATCACTGAAACAGGAAGAAGTGATATCGAAGCCCTGGTTGTCAAGGAATCTCCCCTCACTATTGTTCTGGATAATCAGGAGTTGGTGACCGTGCTATGCTCTCCGGTGAATCTGAAGTATCTGGCTGTGGGGTTCCTTTTCTCTGAAGGGTTTCTTGAGAGCAAAGGGGAGATCAAGAAGATAATAGCTGATGAACGGAAGGGTATAGTATGGATCGAGACCAAAGGGGACAAGGGTGTTGGTACTGACGTCTTAAACAGGCGTTTCATTACCTCTGGTTGTGGTAGGGGGGCCTCTTTTTACAGTATCGCCGATGCTCAAAACATGAGAAGAGTGGAATCGCATGTTGAGGTGTCATCCGGCGAGGTGTTTGCTCTCGTAGATGAGTTTCAGCATCACTCCGAAGTTTATAAGGCAACTCACGGCGTTCACAGTGCTGCTTTGTGTGACAGGAATACCATACTGATCTTCAGCGAGGACATTGGAAGGCATAATGCTCTGGACAAGATTTTCGGGGAATGCATTTTGAAGGACATGCCAACAGACGATCGGATCATAATTGTGAGCGGGAGAATTTCCTCGGAGATGTCTCTCAAGGTGGCTATAAGAGGCATTCCCATTATTGTTTCCATAGCTGCACCTACCAATGCGGGAGTAAAGTTGGCCGCTGATCTGGGCATAACCCTGATTGGGCTTGTCAGAGGAAAAAGGATGAACATCTACTCTGGTGCTTGGAGGATAACGGACTAA
- a CDS encoding UPF0280 family protein — MHEYEPRFYRHWVRDKDLVSFTVIVKESDLYVRAGRNLKRKALKVLLKHRALLEGYIQRHPEFLTSLRPFPVEQDAPEIVKSMAEAAGKVGVGPMAAVAGAVAEFVGKELLPFSREVIVENGGDIFMRTLGMRSIGVYAGESSPFTGKIALEIQPEETPLGICTSAGTVGHSLSFGRSDACIVLSHSTSLADAAATAVGNLIKEADDIPRGIEFAKGVEGIEGVVIIKDNRIGIWGKVKVVSVEG; from the coding sequence ATGCATGAATATGAGCCGAGGTTTTATCGGCATTGGGTTAGGGACAAGGATTTAGTTTCTTTCACAGTCATAGTGAAAGAATCAGACTTGTACGTACGGGCAGGACGCAACCTCAAAAGGAAGGCACTGAAAGTACTGCTAAAGCACCGTGCTCTGCTGGAGGGGTACATTCAGCGGCATCCTGAGTTCCTCACCAGTCTTAGGCCTTTCCCCGTTGAGCAAGATGCGCCGGAAATCGTTAAGTCGATGGCTGAGGCGGCAGGCAAGGTTGGTGTTGGGCCCATGGCTGCAGTCGCTGGAGCTGTAGCTGAATTTGTGGGGAAGGAATTGCTGCCTTTTTCGCGAGAGGTGATAGTGGAAAATGGCGGGGATATATTTATGAGGACCCTTGGGATGAGATCAATAGGAGTTTATGCCGGGGAGTCCTCTCCTTTTACAGGGAAGATTGCCCTGGAAATACAGCCTGAGGAGACCCCGCTGGGAATTTGCACTTCGGCAGGAACGGTGGGGCACTCTCTTAGTTTCGGCAGGTCTGATGCCTGTATTGTGCTCTCGCATTCTACCTCTCTGGCGGATGCGGCTGCTACGGCTGTGGGCAACCTCATTAAAGAAGCGGACGATATTCCCCGGGGAATTGAGTTTGCCAAGGGCGTTGAGGGAATAGAAGGGGTAGTGATTATCAAGGATAACCGCATAGGTATTTGGGGCAAGGTGAAGGTTGTTTCTGTTGAGGGATGA
- the cysE gene encoding serine O-acetyltransferase — protein MKEDIKTVFARDPAARSLLEVVFCYPGLHALWIHRLARFLWQHRLRLAGRLVSHAGRFLTGVEIHPEAKIGRRFFIDHGMGVVIGETTEIGDDVLIYQGVVLGGTSSEKKKRHPTIGNNVVVGAAAILLGPITVGEGARIGANSVVVRPVPPGATVVGVPGRVVEEKRALVVDLEHGKLPDPISENIRLITERQDKLAERVRQLEALLNVEVTVREPKTGDGE, from the coding sequence CTGAAAGAGGATATAAAGACAGTTTTTGCACGGGACCCGGCAGCGAGGAGCTTGCTGGAGGTTGTATTTTGTTATCCCGGCTTGCATGCCCTCTGGATTCATCGCCTGGCGCGGTTCCTCTGGCAGCATAGATTACGTTTGGCGGGGCGTCTGGTATCCCATGCCGGTCGTTTTCTCACGGGTGTGGAGATTCATCCCGAGGCTAAGATTGGCAGGAGGTTCTTTATTGACCATGGGATGGGTGTGGTTATCGGGGAGACAACGGAAATCGGGGATGATGTACTCATTTATCAGGGGGTCGTTCTGGGAGGAACGAGTTCGGAAAAGAAGAAACGTCATCCCACAATCGGAAATAATGTAGTTGTGGGTGCTGCAGCAATATTGCTGGGCCCTATCACTGTAGGAGAAGGTGCCAGGATTGGCGCCAATTCTGTTGTAGTAAGGCCTGTTCCTCCTGGAGCTACGGTGGTAGGAGTTCCGGGGAGAGTAGTAGAGGAGAAGAGAGCACTGGTTGTCGATCTGGAACACGGCAAGTTGCCCGATCCTATTAGCGAGAACATCAGGTTAATAACAGAGCGGCAGGATAAGCTGGCCGAGAGAGTAAGACAATTGGAGGCTTTGCTTAATGTTGAGGTTACCGTGAGGGAGCCAAAGACAGGGGATGGCGAATAG
- the nadA gene encoding quinolinate synthase NadA, producing the protein MKDSRAQLAEKILSLKKERNAVILAHNYQLGEVQDIADFVGDSLELSQNAARTNADVIVFCGVNFMAETASILCPDKIVLLPVMEAGCPMANMIRAEDLRKMKKEHPGAVIVCYINTTAEVKAESDICCTSANAVRLVQGLEAREIIFVPDQYLGHYVSTKTGKKMILWPGYCPTHVRIQAEDIHRLRKMYPGAEVMVHPECRPEVVAIADFVLSTGGMIRHARSSQAAEIIVGTEIGLIHRLRKENPDKVFIPVSEQAVCPNMKMITLENILWSMEDMSPRVKVAGDILLKARKAVDRMIEVG; encoded by the coding sequence ATGAAAGATAGCCGTGCTCAGTTGGCAGAGAAAATCCTAAGCTTGAAGAAGGAGAGAAACGCAGTCATCCTTGCCCATAATTATCAACTGGGGGAAGTTCAGGATATAGCTGACTTTGTAGGCGATTCTCTGGAATTGAGCCAGAATGCAGCCAGGACTAATGCTGATGTAATTGTCTTCTGCGGAGTGAACTTTATGGCGGAGACGGCATCGATTCTCTGCCCGGACAAGATAGTGCTATTACCGGTCATGGAGGCTGGTTGTCCTATGGCAAATATGATTCGAGCTGAAGACCTGCGGAAGATGAAAAAGGAGCATCCTGGTGCAGTAATTGTCTGCTATATTAATACAACTGCTGAGGTGAAGGCCGAGTCGGATATCTGTTGTACTTCGGCAAATGCTGTGCGGCTTGTTCAGGGATTGGAGGCCAGGGAGATCATCTTTGTACCTGATCAGTATCTGGGTCACTATGTCTCCACAAAGACGGGTAAGAAGATGATACTCTGGCCAGGGTATTGTCCCACCCATGTGCGCATACAGGCAGAGGATATCCACAGGCTGAGGAAGATGTATCCCGGAGCTGAGGTGATGGTACATCCGGAGTGCCGCCCGGAGGTAGTGGCGATTGCTGACTTTGTTCTCAGCACTGGCGGAATGATCCGGCATGCCAGGAGCAGTCAGGCTGCAGAGATAATTGTTGGCACTGAGATCGGCCTGATACATCGACTGAGGAAAGAGAACCCGGATAAGGTATTTATCCCTGTTTCTGAGCAAGCTGTCTGCCCGAATATGAAAATGATTACCCTGGAGAATATCCTCTGGTCTATGGAAGACATGTCGCCCCGGGTGAAGGTTGCTGGGGATATCCTACTCAAAGCCAGGAAGGCTGTGGATAGAATGATCGAGGTTGGCTGA
- the nifS gene encoding cysteine desulfurase NifS, which yields MKRIYLDHAATTPTDPRVLETMLPYFSGAFGNPSSIHSLGQETRASVEEARHKIASLIGAQSEEIIFTSGGTEADNFAIKGAASANKQKGNHVITTSIEHHAVLESCKVLEGQGFGVICLSVDRNGLVDPDEIRRAITAGTVLISVMHANNEVGTVQPIADIGKIARERGICFHTDAVQTVGHIPVNVNELGIDLLAMSAHKLYGPKGVGALYIRKGTRIDSFMHGGGQERGLRASTENVPAIVGFGKAAEIAQREVDRESKRLTSLRDKLIQGLFERIPEIHLNGHPVQRLPNNVNVSIGFVEGESMAIGLDMEGIAASTGSACTSHDLEPSHVLLALGLPGVLARGSLRFSLGRETTEEEIGRVLEVLPRIVARLRAVSPLSRDS from the coding sequence ATGAAAAGGATATATCTTGACCATGCGGCTACCACGCCCACAGACCCACGGGTATTGGAGACTATGTTGCCCTATTTCAGCGGTGCTTTCGGCAATCCCTCCAGCATACATTCCCTGGGTCAGGAGACACGGGCGTCTGTAGAGGAGGCCAGACATAAGATTGCCAGTCTTATCGGGGCCCAGAGTGAAGAGATTATCTTTACCAGTGGGGGAACAGAAGCTGATAACTTTGCCATAAAGGGAGCGGCTTCTGCAAATAAGCAAAAGGGAAATCATGTTATCACTACCTCCATAGAGCACCATGCAGTGCTTGAGTCCTGCAAAGTTTTGGAGGGACAGGGGTTTGGAGTTATCTGTCTGTCTGTAGATCGGAATGGTCTGGTGGACCCCGATGAAATAAGGAGGGCGATTACGGCTGGAACTGTCCTGATTTCAGTGATGCATGCCAATAATGAGGTGGGTACTGTCCAGCCTATAGCTGACATAGGCAAGATTGCCAGAGAACGAGGGATTTGCTTTCATACAGATGCAGTGCAAACCGTGGGTCATATACCGGTCAATGTAAACGAACTTGGCATAGATTTACTGGCCATGTCGGCTCATAAACTATACGGTCCGAAGGGGGTCGGAGCTCTCTATATTCGCAAAGGGACAAGGATCGATTCCTTTATGCATGGTGGGGGACAGGAGAGGGGACTCCGGGCCAGTACAGAGAACGTTCCTGCAATTGTCGGGTTTGGCAAGGCGGCGGAGATTGCTCAAAGGGAAGTAGATAGAGAGTCGAAACGTCTGACCTCTCTACGGGACAAGCTTATTCAAGGGCTCTTTGAGCGAATTCCTGAAATCCATCTTAATGGCCACCCTGTGCAGAGATTGCCCAACAATGTCAATGTAAGTATTGGGTTTGTGGAGGGGGAGTCAATGGCCATTGGCCTGGACATGGAAGGCATTGCTGCTTCCACTGGTTCAGCTTGCACCTCGCACGATTTGGAACCCTCTCATGTTCTACTGGCGCTGGGATTACCTGGTGTGCTTGCCCGGGGCTCGCTACGCTTCAGCCTGGGCCGGGAAACTACTGAAGAAGAGATAGGTCGAGTCCTGGAGGTATTACCTCGGATAGTGGCCAGGCTCAGGGCTGTCTCACCTCTCTCGAGAGATAGCTAA
- a CDS encoding YHS domain-containing protein — protein sequence MAKDPVCGMEVDEKKAPARTEYKGKTYYFCAPGCKKAFVQNPDKYLKAQK from the coding sequence ATGGCTAAGGATCCTGTTTGTGGAATGGAGGTAGACGAGAAGAAGGCACCAGCCAGGACAGAGTATAAAGGGAAGACCTATTACTTCTGCGCTCCTGGCTGCAAGAAGGCCTTTGTTCAGAATCCGGATAAGTATTTGAAAGCTCAAAAATAG